In Quercus robur chromosome 11, dhQueRobu3.1, whole genome shotgun sequence, the following proteins share a genomic window:
- the LOC126706192 gene encoding uncharacterized protein LOC126706192 isoform X3, which yields MTKVLRLSTNDRIELFNGKGGLIEGCIQRIDRTGLDFVALEDPKLVLPQSTYWHVFAAFGTLKGGRADWLVEKCTELGASSVTPLLTERSPSISENRLDRLQRVVLAATKQCQRLHELILNPPMKIDGILPQIAQSKLSFVAVAEASPLVSELTSSKSDSGGLIIVGPEGDFTEKELNMMVEAGATTVGLGPLRLRVETATMALLATVILWSDSQQTSSS from the exons GATAGAGCTTTTTAACGGGAAGGGAGGTTTGATAGAAGGGTGCATTCAGAGGATTGACCGTACTGGACTGGATTTTGTGGCTCTGGAAGATCCGAAGTTAGTTCTTCCTCAGAGCACATATTGGCATGTATTTGCAGCTTTTG GTACTCTAAAGGGTGGTCGAGCTGACTGGCTTGTAGAGAAATGCACG GAACTGGGGGCTAGTAGTGTAACACCTCTATTGACAGAACGTTCGCCTTCAATTTCGGAGAATAGGTTGGACAGATTGCAACGTGTTGTTTTAGCAGCAACTAAACAAT GTCAACGGCTGCATGAATTAATTCTGAATCCTCCAATGAAAATTGATGGCATTCTGCCACAA ATTGCTCAGTCAAAGTTATCTTTTGTTGCTGTAGCAGAAGCTAGTCCTCTTGTTAGTGAATTGACTTCATCAAAAAGCGATTCTGGTGGACTGATTATAGTAGGACCAGAAGGGG ACTTCACCGAGAAAGAGTTGAATATGATGGTGGAAGCAGGAGCTACGACTGTTGGTCTGGGACCACTTCGCTTACGAGTCGAAACTGCAACAATGGCACTTTTAGCAACTGTAATTTTATGGTCCGACTCTCAGCAAACATCTAGTTCCTAA
- the LOC126706192 gene encoding uncharacterized protein LOC126706192 isoform X4 — protein MIELFNGKGGLIEGCIQRIDRTGLDFVALEDPKLVLPQSTYWHVFAAFGTLKGGRADWLVEKCTELGASSVTPLLTERSPSISENRLDRLQRVVLAATKQCQRLHELILNPPMKIDGILPQIAQSKLSFVAVAEASPLVSELTSSKSDSGGLIIVGPEGDFTEKELNMMVEAGATTVGLGPLRLRVETATMALLATVILWSDSQQTSSS, from the exons AGCTTTTTAACGGGAAGGGAGGTTTGATAGAAGGGTGCATTCAGAGGATTGACCGTACTGGACTGGATTTTGTGGCTCTGGAAGATCCGAAGTTAGTTCTTCCTCAGAGCACATATTGGCATGTATTTGCAGCTTTTG GTACTCTAAAGGGTGGTCGAGCTGACTGGCTTGTAGAGAAATGCACG GAACTGGGGGCTAGTAGTGTAACACCTCTATTGACAGAACGTTCGCCTTCAATTTCGGAGAATAGGTTGGACAGATTGCAACGTGTTGTTTTAGCAGCAACTAAACAAT GTCAACGGCTGCATGAATTAATTCTGAATCCTCCAATGAAAATTGATGGCATTCTGCCACAA ATTGCTCAGTCAAAGTTATCTTTTGTTGCTGTAGCAGAAGCTAGTCCTCTTGTTAGTGAATTGACTTCATCAAAAAGCGATTCTGGTGGACTGATTATAGTAGGACCAGAAGGGG ACTTCACCGAGAAAGAGTTGAATATGATGGTGGAAGCAGGAGCTACGACTGTTGGTCTGGGACCACTTCGCTTACGAGTCGAAACTGCAACAATGGCACTTTTAGCAACTGTAATTTTATGGTCCGACTCTCAGCAAACATCTAGTTCCTAA